In a genomic window of Acidiferrobacteraceae bacterium:
- a CDS encoding CopD family protein → MTETTFNLIKSFHIVFVISWFAGLFYLPRLFVYHAMSRDQISIDRFKIMERKLFFGIMTPAAVLAIAFGLWMWFGTGMTGTWLHIKVSLVAVLAAFHVYCGKLMIDFRHDRNRHGDRFYRWLNEFPLVLLVAIVMLVVFKEPM, encoded by the coding sequence GTGACCGAAACCACCTTCAACCTGATCAAGAGCTTCCATATTGTTTTTGTGATCTCCTGGTTTGCCGGGCTGTTCTATCTGCCGCGACTGTTCGTATATCACGCCATGTCCAGAGACCAGATCAGCATCGATCGCTTCAAGATCATGGAACGCAAGCTGTTCTTTGGCATCATGACTCCGGCCGCGGTACTGGCGATCGCCTTTGGACTGTGGATGTGGTTCGGGACCGGGATGACGGGCACCTGGTTACATATCAAGGTGAGTCTGGTTGCCGTTCTGGCCGCTTTCCATGTCTATTGCGGCAAGTTGATGATCGACTTCCGCCATGACCGCAACCGCCACGGGGACCGCTTCTATCGCTGGCTCAATGAATTTCCGCTCGTGCTGCTCGTGGCCATTGTCATGCTGGTGGTATTTAAGGAACCGATGTAG
- a CDS encoding CDGSH iron-sulfur domain-containing protein: protein MANAETIDEARIAQRGPYAVELEPGTYSWCACGRSQNQPFCDGSHKAMSLRPVRFELTEKRTVYLCGCKHSGNKPYCDGTHKTLRE, encoded by the coding sequence ATGGCCAATGCCGAGACGATCGATGAAGCCCGCATTGCCCAACGGGGCCCGTACGCCGTGGAGCTCGAGCCGGGCACCTATTCCTGGTGCGCCTGCGGTCGATCGCAAAACCAGCCGTTTTGTGACGGCTCGCACAAGGCCATGAGCCTCAGGCCGGTCAGATTCGAGCTCACGGAGAAAAGAACCGTTTATTTGTGCGGTTGCAAGCACTCGGGGAACAAGCCCTACTGCGACGGCACACACAAGACTCTGCGCGAATGA
- a CDS encoding GNAT family N-acetyltransferase codes for MEIRGARKQDAHHIAYLTNLAGEGISEYYWAGLAQEGETPLEVGARRASRDEGGFSYSNSRVCVEGESVLGMIVAYCQPDPYDPGDLSGLPEAMHPLVELESTAPGSWYINAVATYKEHRGKGVARLLLAETEKRARSRGCERMSLIVASDNAAARRLYDRLGFEAVRALPVIPWPGASQGGDWILLARAVSVASGA; via the coding sequence ATGGAAATCCGAGGTGCCCGCAAGCAGGACGCGCATCACATTGCCTACCTCACCAATCTGGCGGGAGAAGGTATCTCGGAATACTACTGGGCAGGCCTGGCGCAGGAGGGCGAAACGCCGCTCGAAGTGGGTGCTCGGCGCGCGTCCCGGGACGAGGGTGGTTTCAGCTACTCCAATAGCCGGGTCTGCGTTGAAGGGGAATCTGTCCTGGGTATGATCGTTGCGTATTGCCAGCCTGATCCCTACGACCCGGGCGATCTGTCTGGTTTGCCAGAGGCAATGCATCCCCTGGTTGAGCTCGAGAGCACCGCCCCCGGAAGCTGGTATATCAACGCCGTCGCAACCTATAAGGAACACCGTGGTAAGGGAGTCGCGCGACTGCTGCTTGCGGAGACAGAGAAGCGGGCAAGGTCCAGGGGTTGTGAGCGTATGAGCCTCATCGTCGCATCGGACAATGCCGCGGCAAGAAGGCTCTACGATCGCCTTGGGTTCGAAGCCGTTAGAGCCCTGCCAGTGATTCCCTGGCCAGGGGCTTCCCAGGGCGGAGACTGGATTCTCCTGGCACGGGCGGTATCGGTCGCGTCGGGAGCGTAG
- a CDS encoding primosomal protein N', translating to MITITTPRARWSAQPERAPLQRRLLQVLVASEEGLGAEDLAEISAGWRKPLDALVENGWAEEFRETLLPPVPDSPVPVRLNPEQQQAVETVASAPGFSCELLFGITGSGKTEVYIELATRILSQGRQVLVLVPEIGLTPQLVDRFRRSLGTPVVALHSALGDSERLAAWMLARTGKAGVILGTRSAVFTPFRDLGLIVVDEEHDSSYKQQDGFRYHARDVAVMRASREGISVVLGSATPSLESLYQAQRGRYRLLELTARATEGELPRIEILDMKRLAANDGLSHPLLQAVRARLGTGEQSLLFLNRRGYAPVLMCYDCGWIAQCRRCDARLTIHRGQQRLRCHHCGAEQALPTVCPECEGTRIEPLGEGTERVEASLARLFPDARIIRIDRDTTRRKGSLEESLRRVHGGEADILVGTQMLAKGHDFPHITLVGILNVDQGLYGSDFRAAEFLAQQVIQVSGRAGRGKRPGEVMIQTWHPGHPVFAALRNHDYRGFSEYELSQRSEAGYPPFAFLALLRAESKHKGEALDMLEQALDRAPPVPEGMELLPPLPSLMERRAGYYRAQLLVRAQERRVLHPFLRSWLEGIEKLPLARRVRWSVDVDPTEMF from the coding sequence GTGATTACTATCACCACGCCCCGGGCGAGGTGGTCCGCCCAGCCCGAGCGGGCGCCGCTGCAACGGCGGCTATTACAGGTCCTGGTCGCCAGCGAGGAAGGCCTGGGCGCGGAAGACCTGGCCGAGATCTCGGCCGGTTGGCGCAAACCCCTCGATGCCCTGGTGGAAAACGGTTGGGCAGAGGAATTCCGCGAGACCTTGTTGCCCCCGGTCCCAGACTCTCCGGTGCCCGTACGGCTGAACCCGGAACAACAGCAGGCTGTGGAGACCGTGGCTTCGGCACCGGGGTTTTCCTGCGAGCTGCTGTTCGGGATCACAGGAAGCGGAAAGACCGAGGTCTATATCGAGCTTGCGACCCGAATCCTGTCCCAGGGACGCCAGGTGCTGGTATTGGTCCCGGAAATCGGTCTTACTCCCCAGTTGGTGGACCGCTTTCGCCGATCTCTCGGCACGCCCGTAGTGGCCCTGCATTCGGCGCTGGGCGACAGCGAGCGCCTGGCGGCGTGGATGCTGGCGCGCACGGGCAAGGCGGGCGTGATCCTGGGAACCCGTTCCGCGGTTTTTACGCCCTTCCGCGATCTCGGCCTGATCGTGGTGGATGAGGAACACGACAGTTCCTACAAACAGCAGGACGGCTTCCGCTACCATGCCCGCGACGTGGCGGTGATGCGTGCCAGCCGCGAAGGCATTTCCGTTGTCCTGGGTTCGGCAACGCCATCGCTGGAGAGCCTGTACCAGGCGCAGCGGGGACGCTACCGCTTGCTGGAACTGACCGCGCGCGCCACCGAGGGCGAGCTGCCGCGGATCGAGATCCTGGACATGAAGCGTCTGGCGGCCAACGACGGACTCTCGCATCCGCTGCTGCAGGCGGTCCGGGCGCGCTTGGGAACAGGGGAGCAAAGCCTGTTGTTTCTCAATCGCCGCGGTTATGCCCCGGTGCTCATGTGTTACGACTGCGGCTGGATTGCCCAATGTCGGCGCTGCGATGCGCGCCTGACCATCCATCGCGGCCAGCAACGACTGCGTTGCCACCATTGTGGTGCGGAGCAGGCCCTGCCCACGGTGTGCCCGGAGTGCGAAGGCACGCGCATCGAGCCATTGGGCGAGGGCACGGAGCGGGTAGAGGCCTCCCTCGCCAGACTCTTTCCCGACGCCCGCATCATCCGCATCGATCGCGACACCACAAGGCGCAAGGGTTCGCTGGAGGAGTCACTCCGGCGCGTCCATGGGGGCGAGGCCGATATCCTGGTCGGCACCCAGATGTTGGCCAAGGGCCACGACTTCCCGCACATCACCCTGGTGGGGATCCTGAACGTGGACCAGGGCCTGTACGGTTCCGATTTTCGCGCCGCCGAATTTCTCGCCCAGCAGGTGATCCAGGTCAGTGGTCGCGCCGGTCGCGGAAAGCGGCCAGGCGAGGTCATGATTCAGACCTGGCATCCGGGTCATCCAGTCTTCGCCGCACTACGTAATCACGACTACCGCGGCTTCAGTGAATACGAACTCAGTCAGCGCAGCGAGGCAGGCTATCCGCCGTTCGCCTTCCTGGCCTTGCTGCGGGCGGAATCAAAACACAAGGGCGAGGCCCTGGACATGCTGGAGCAGGCGCTGGATCGGGCGCCCCCGGTCCCGGAGGGCATGGAGCTGCTACCGCCTCTGCCCTCGCTCATGGAACGGCGAGCCGGCTACTACCGGGCCCAGTTGCTGGTGCGGGCGCAGGAGCGACGGGTCCTGCATCCCTTTCTGCGCTCCTGGCTGGAGGGAATCGAGAAACTGCCATTGGCGCGGCGGGTGCGTTGGTCGGTGGACGTCGATCCGACAGAGATGTTCTGA
- a CDS encoding glutathione S-transferase family protein, with protein MGQLINGRWSTEWYESDQAGRFLRPETQFRDKVTADGSSGFKAEPGRYHLYVSLGCPWAHRTMILRKLKNLEDAISLSVVDYYMGDEGWEFTENPGCIPDFVNHKKYLRDVYLQARSDYSGRVTVPVLWDKESGTIVNNESREIMRMLDTEFDAIGDASVAFYPRDLRQQIDETIDAIYGPVNDGVYRTGFSTSQEAYNEAVTELFAALDHWDSVLDKRRYLCGDVITEADWCMFATLIRFDLVYVCHFKCNIRRIVDYPNLWNYLKELYQVPGVADTCNPEHIKGHYFASHRYMNPYGIIPMGPSIDFSEPHDRGRFAKGV; from the coding sequence ATGGGCCAGTTGATCAACGGAAGATGGAGTACCGAATGGTACGAATCCGATCAGGCGGGGCGCTTCCTGCGCCCAGAGACACAGTTCCGCGACAAGGTGACGGCGGACGGGTCTTCAGGCTTCAAGGCCGAGCCGGGGCGCTATCACCTTTACGTCTCGCTCGGCTGCCCGTGGGCGCACCGCACCATGATCCTGCGCAAGCTGAAGAACCTGGAAGATGCGATTTCCCTGTCCGTGGTTGACTACTACATGGGCGATGAGGGCTGGGAATTCACCGAGAATCCAGGCTGTATCCCCGACTTCGTCAATCACAAGAAGTACCTGCGCGATGTCTATCTGCAGGCCAGGTCCGACTACAGCGGGAGGGTTACGGTACCGGTCCTGTGGGACAAGGAGTCGGGAACGATCGTGAACAACGAATCGCGTGAGATCATGCGCATGCTGGACACCGAGTTTGATGCAATCGGCGATGCATCCGTTGCCTTCTATCCGCGCGACTTGCGCCAGCAGATCGACGAAACCATCGACGCGATCTATGGACCCGTTAATGACGGCGTCTACCGAACGGGATTCTCAACCAGTCAGGAGGCCTACAACGAAGCGGTGACTGAACTATTCGCCGCGCTGGACCACTGGGATTCCGTACTGGATAAACGGCGCTATCTGTGTGGGGACGTGATTACCGAGGCAGACTGGTGCATGTTCGCGACCCTGATACGCTTCGACCTGGTCTATGTCTGCCACTTCAAATGCAACATCCGACGAATCGTGGACTACCCGAATCTCTGGAACTATCTGAAGGAGCTCTATCAGGTACCGGGGGTGGCGGATACCTGCAATCCGGAACACATCAAGGGTCACTATTTCGCGAGCCACCGCTACATGAATCCCTACGGGATCATACCGATGGGACCGTCAATCGATTTTAGCGAGCCGCACGACCGCGGCCGCTTCGCGAAAGGCGTGTGA
- a CDS encoding redoxin family protein, whose translation MMRRTKVAAGIGAILVLALILGLYAWWAARPAETPVRFTLLDSSHVELKSLRGRPVLVTFWATTCRPCITEAPLLAEFYRQWHPRGLEVIAVAMPYDPPWSVAEWQQRLKMPYPVALDFDGSVVRAFGDITLIPAAVLIGPDGRERWHHTGALDFRSLDADMRAMLPTAKRP comes from the coding sequence ATGATGCGCCGCACAAAAGTGGCGGCCGGGATCGGCGCCATCCTGGTGCTCGCGCTCATCCTCGGTCTGTACGCCTGGTGGGCGGCCCGCCCGGCAGAAACCCCGGTTCGTTTCACCCTGCTGGACAGCAGCCACGTCGAACTGAAGTCGTTGCGCGGCCGTCCGGTACTGGTGACCTTCTGGGCCACCACCTGTCGCCCCTGCATCACGGAAGCACCCCTCCTGGCCGAATTCTATCGCCAGTGGCATCCACGCGGACTGGAGGTGATCGCCGTGGCCATGCCCTATGATCCGCCGTGGAGCGTGGCAGAGTGGCAACAAAGGCTGAAGATGCCGTACCCGGTTGCCCTGGACTTCGATGGTTCCGTCGTCCGCGCCTTCGGCGATATCACCCTCATTCCCGCGGCGGTGCTAATCGGTCCCGATGGGCGCGAGCGCTGGCACCATACCGGCGCACTGGACTTCCGGAGCCTGGATGCGGACATGCGTGCTATGCTCCCCACCGCGAAACGCCCGTGA
- a CDS encoding pirin family protein, whose product MITVRKADDRGFADHGWLRSRHTFSFADYFDPKHVHVSVLRVINDDRVAPGAGFPPHPHRDMEIISYVLEGALEHKDSMGNGSIIRPGEIQRMSAGTGVTHSEYNASDSDPVHFLQIWIFPREKRLAPEYEQKEFPEAQRRGQFRLVASPDGRDGSITIHQDARLYAGLFSGNESAELELEPGRIAYLHVARGKVRLNDLSLQEGDGVRIDSENDLTLHGIDQGEVLLFDLPATASTH is encoded by the coding sequence ATGATCACTGTGCGCAAGGCGGATGACCGGGGATTTGCGGATCACGGCTGGCTACGCAGCCGGCACACGTTTTCCTTTGCCGATTATTTCGACCCGAAACATGTTCATGTTTCCGTGCTTCGCGTGATCAACGACGACCGGGTCGCACCTGGCGCGGGATTCCCGCCGCACCCACACCGTGACATGGAGATCATCAGCTACGTGCTCGAGGGAGCGTTGGAGCACAAGGATTCCATGGGCAACGGGTCCATCATTCGCCCCGGGGAGATCCAGCGCATGAGTGCCGGCACCGGCGTCACGCACAGCGAATACAACGCCTCGGACAGCGATCCCGTGCACTTCCTGCAGATCTGGATCTTCCCGCGGGAAAAACGCCTGGCGCCGGAGTACGAACAAAAGGAATTTCCAGAAGCCCAGCGCCGGGGACAGTTTCGGCTGGTGGCCTCGCCCGACGGGCGCGATGGTTCCATTACGATCCACCAGGACGCCCGTTTGTACGCCGGCCTGTTTTCAGGGAATGAATCGGCGGAGCTGGAACTGGAACCAGGACGGATCGCCTATCTTCATGTCGCGCGGGGCAAAGTCCGGCTGAACGACTTGTCCTTGCAGGAAGGGGATGGTGTCCGCATTGATTCAGAAAACGATCTGACCCTGCACGGCATCGACCAGGGAGAGGTTCTCCTGTTCGACCTCCCTGCTACCGCCTCAACTCACTGA
- a CDS encoding DoxX family protein, with protein MQNLLKEWGPLLGRILIVQMFIPAGISKITNFSGTLGYMTAHHVPLAELALILSIPIELGCALLILVGWKARWAAVILLVWVIPVNLFMHNFWAVSDPTMHTLTQVLFAKDIAVMGALLLIASMGPGPKSLDKTA; from the coding sequence ATGCAAAATCTACTGAAAGAATGGGGTCCGCTCCTCGGGCGCATCCTGATTGTGCAAATGTTTATTCCTGCTGGCATCAGCAAGATCACGAACTTCAGTGGGACGCTTGGGTACATGACCGCGCACCACGTGCCTCTTGCGGAGCTCGCGCTGATCCTGAGCATTCCAATCGAGTTGGGATGCGCACTGCTGATTCTGGTCGGGTGGAAGGCGCGTTGGGCCGCCGTTATCCTGTTGGTATGGGTGATTCCGGTAAACCTGTTTATGCACAATTTCTGGGCTGTCAGCGATCCGACCATGCATACGCTCACGCAGGTTCTGTTCGCGAAGGACATCGCGGTCATGGGCGCATTGCTACTGATTGCCTCCATGGGTCCCGGTCCCAAGAGCCTGGACAAGACCGCATAG
- a CDS encoding LysR substrate-binding domain-containing protein yields MNIHLSLDALQVLDAIDRRRSFAAAAEELHRVPSAITYTVNKLEEELGVTLFDRSGHRAVLTAAGRELVQEGRHLLQAAVSLENRLKRVATGWETELRIAVGDLVNFGSVLELLEQFCDQGRGTHLRIMSEVFGGLWDALVTDRADLVIGAGADVPPGGGYSILPLGEVEFVFAVAPHHPLADRPEPLSPEDIVGFRAIAAAVTSVGFLPASWIAGDLQSGRLKIKQVQEPRGPGRLVSAWRTRHGGRALEWFRNQLAQKEVCEALLSGARVA; encoded by the coding sequence ATGAATATCCATTTGTCGCTGGATGCCCTTCAGGTTCTCGATGCCATCGACCGGCGCCGAAGCTTCGCCGCGGCCGCGGAAGAACTGCACCGCGTGCCTTCCGCCATTACCTATACGGTCAACAAGCTGGAGGAAGAGCTGGGTGTCACCTTGTTTGACCGCAGCGGACACCGTGCAGTTCTCACGGCCGCCGGCCGGGAACTGGTTCAGGAAGGCCGCCACCTTTTGCAGGCCGCCGTTTCTCTTGAAAACCGCCTGAAACGGGTAGCAACCGGGTGGGAAACGGAATTGCGCATTGCCGTCGGGGACCTGGTGAATTTCGGCTCTGTACTGGAATTGTTGGAGCAGTTTTGCGACCAGGGTCGGGGTACCCATCTCCGGATCATGAGTGAGGTTTTCGGCGGGCTGTGGGATGCGCTAGTAACCGATCGCGCCGATCTGGTCATTGGTGCCGGCGCCGATGTCCCTCCCGGTGGCGGTTACTCCATTCTTCCCTTGGGTGAGGTGGAATTCGTCTTTGCGGTGGCTCCACACCACCCCTTGGCCGACCGTCCGGAACCGCTTTCCCCCGAAGATATCGTTGGATTTCGTGCGATCGCGGCGGCCGTCACCTCGGTCGGATTTCTGCCCGCAAGCTGGATCGCGGGTGATCTTCAGAGCGGCCGGCTCAAGATCAAACAGGTCCAGGAGCCGAGAGGTCCCGGCCGACTCGTCAGCGCCTGGCGAACCCGGCATGGGGGTCGGGCCCTGGAGTGGTTTCGCAACCAGCTCGCGCAAAAAGAGGTATGCGAAGCGCTTCTTTCCGGGGCCAGGGTCGCTTGA